The Nocardioides pantholopis genome window below encodes:
- the zwf gene encoding glucose-6-phosphate dehydrogenase, translating into MSWTNPLRDPADRRLPRVAGPCGLVLFGVTGDLSRKKLMPAVYDLANRGLLPPGFSLVGFARRDWADQDFAQIVHDSVKEHARTEFREEVWQQLLEGIRFVPGNFDDPAAFETLRRTIEELDESRGTDGNHAFYLAIPPGFFGDVVTQLERHGLAEAKEGSWRRVVVEKPFGHDLASARELDEVLAGVFSEDSVFRIDHYLGKETVQSILAIRFANAMFEPLWNANYVDHVQITMAEDVGIGGRAGYYDGIGAARDVIQNHLLQLMALVAMEEPTAFDAHSLRQEKQKLLSSIVLPRRLDLTTARGQYAAGWAGGEKVAGFLEEEGIRRTSRTETFAAITLHVANRRWAGVPFYLRTGKRLGRRVTEVAVVLKRAPHQPFSAASTEELGQNAIVIRVQPDEGMTVRFGSKVPGTAMEIRDVNMDFVYGGSFTETSPEAYERLILDVLLGEPPLFPRSEEVELSWQILDPVLAAWERKGKPEPYPAGTWGPESAEKMLARDGRTWRRP; encoded by the coding sequence ATGAGCTGGACGAACCCGCTCCGGGACCCAGCCGACCGGCGGCTCCCCCGCGTCGCGGGCCCGTGCGGGCTGGTGCTCTTCGGCGTCACCGGCGACCTGTCGCGCAAGAAGCTGATGCCGGCGGTGTACGACCTCGCCAACCGGGGTCTGCTCCCGCCCGGCTTCAGCCTGGTCGGGTTCGCCCGGCGCGACTGGGCCGACCAGGACTTCGCCCAGATCGTGCACGACTCGGTCAAGGAGCACGCCCGCACCGAGTTCCGCGAGGAGGTCTGGCAACAGCTGCTCGAGGGCATCCGGTTCGTACCCGGCAACTTCGACGACCCCGCGGCGTTCGAGACCCTGCGGCGCACGATCGAGGAGCTCGACGAGAGCCGGGGCACCGACGGCAACCACGCGTTCTACCTGGCGATCCCGCCCGGGTTCTTCGGGGACGTCGTCACCCAGCTCGAGCGGCACGGCTTGGCGGAGGCCAAGGAGGGCTCCTGGCGCCGAGTCGTGGTGGAGAAGCCGTTCGGCCACGACCTCGCCTCCGCCCGCGAGCTCGACGAGGTCCTGGCGGGGGTGTTCAGCGAGGACTCCGTCTTCCGCATCGACCACTACCTCGGCAAGGAGACGGTCCAGAGCATCCTGGCGATCCGGTTCGCCAACGCGATGTTCGAGCCGCTGTGGAACGCCAACTACGTCGACCACGTACAGATCACGATGGCCGAGGACGTCGGGATCGGCGGCCGGGCCGGCTACTACGACGGCATCGGCGCCGCCCGCGACGTCATCCAGAACCACCTCCTCCAGCTGATGGCGCTGGTCGCGATGGAGGAGCCGACCGCGTTCGACGCCCACAGCCTGCGCCAGGAGAAGCAGAAGCTGCTCTCCTCGATCGTGCTGCCGCGCCGACTGGACCTCACCACCGCCCGCGGCCAGTACGCCGCCGGGTGGGCCGGCGGCGAGAAGGTGGCCGGCTTCCTGGAGGAGGAGGGCATCCGGCGTACCTCCCGGACCGAGACGTTCGCGGCCATCACGCTGCACGTGGCGAACCGGCGCTGGGCCGGCGTCCCGTTCTACCTGCGCACCGGCAAGCGGCTCGGTCGGCGGGTCACCGAGGTCGCCGTCGTGCTCAAGCGGGCCCCGCACCAGCCGTTCAGCGCGGCCTCCACCGAGGAACTGGGACAGAACGCGATCGTGATCCGGGTCCAGCCCGACGAGGGCATGACCGTGCGCTTCGGGTCCAAGGTGCCCGGGACCGCGATGGAGATCCGCGACGTGAACATGGACTTCGTCTACGGCGGCTCGTTCACCGAGACCTCCCCGGAGGCCTACGAGCGGCTCATCCTCGACGTGCTGCTCGGTGAGCCGCCGCTGTTCCCGCGCAGCGAGGAGGTCGAGCTGTCCTGGCAGATCCTCGACCCGGTCCTTGCCGCCTGGGAGCGCAAGGGCAAGCCGGAGCCGTACCCCGCTGGCACCTGGGGTCCCGAGTCTGCCGAGAAGATGCTGGCCCGCGACGGCCGCACCTGGAGGCGGCCATGA
- a CDS encoding glucose-6-phosphate dehydrogenase assembly protein OpcA: MSMIELTDTNSAGIAAEFVRARRRAGSPAMGMVMTLVIVVPDEDAEHAMAAARQASHEHPARVLGVVLGDGRGHGSIHAQVRTGSGATGETALIRLTGEVTKHPASVVLPLLLPDSPVVVWWPTDAPADPAADPLGALAQRRITDAAAATSGRSRALHGQCARYVPGNTDLAWTRTTPWRALLASTLDQQARRITAAEVEAEKVSPSADLLAAWLADRLKVPVERRVSDGPGITEAVMVTRDGPIRIARPDGRLATLSSPGAPDRPVALKRRELPELLAEELRRLDEDEVYAATARRLAKEKP, translated from the coding sequence ATGAGCATGATCGAGCTCACCGACACCAACTCCGCCGGGATCGCCGCGGAGTTCGTGCGCGCCAGGCGCCGGGCGGGCAGCCCCGCGATGGGGATGGTGATGACGCTGGTCATCGTGGTCCCGGACGAGGACGCGGAGCACGCCATGGCCGCGGCCCGACAGGCCTCGCACGAGCACCCCGCGCGGGTGCTCGGCGTGGTCCTCGGCGACGGCCGCGGGCACGGCTCCATCCACGCCCAGGTCCGCACCGGCTCGGGCGCGACCGGAGAGACCGCCCTGATCCGGCTCACCGGCGAGGTGACCAAGCATCCCGCGTCCGTGGTGCTCCCCCTGCTGCTCCCCGACTCCCCCGTGGTCGTCTGGTGGCCCACCGACGCACCGGCCGATCCCGCGGCCGATCCGCTCGGTGCCCTCGCCCAGCGGCGCATCACCGACGCTGCGGCCGCGACCAGCGGGCGCAGCCGCGCCCTGCACGGCCAGTGCGCGCGCTACGTCCCCGGCAACACCGACCTCGCCTGGACCCGCACCACGCCCTGGCGTGCGCTGCTCGCCTCCACCCTGGACCAGCAGGCCCGGCGGATCACCGCCGCCGAGGTCGAGGCCGAGAAGGTCAGCCCGAGCGCCGACCTGCTCGCGGCCTGGCTGGCCGACCGGCTCAAGGTGCCCGTCGAGCGCCGCGTCTCCGACGGTCCCGGCATCACCGAGGCCGTGATGGTGACTCGGGACGGTCCGATCCGCATCGCCCGCCCCGACGGGCGGCTGGCGACCCTGTCCTCCCCCGGCGCACCCGACCGGCCGGTCGCGCTCAAGCGCCGCGAGCTCCCCGAGCTGCTGGCCGAGGAGCTGCGCCGCCTCGACGAGGACGAGGTGTACGCCGCGACCGCCCGCCGTCTCGCGAAGGAGAAGCCGTGA
- the pgl gene encoding 6-phosphogluconolactonase yields the protein MTAPLIEVHEDADALATAVAGELLARLAAAQADGRTPQIALTGGTVSRVVHREVARLSAGSTVDWSRVVVWWGDERFVAADDPERNCAQAREDFLDAVGAAPDRVFEVPSTADTDSVDAAAAAYDALLREHGAAELEVVMLGLGPDAHVASLFPGHPALDAAPDRLAVAVRESPKPPPERVSLTFEALNRARAVWFLVSGDGKADAVARVLAEPAPPREDAPAAGVHGREVTTWFLDRPAAARL from the coding sequence GTGACCGCTCCGCTCATCGAGGTCCACGAGGACGCCGACGCCCTCGCCACCGCGGTCGCCGGCGAGCTGCTCGCCCGGCTGGCCGCCGCCCAGGCCGACGGCCGGACCCCCCAGATCGCGCTCACCGGCGGCACCGTCTCCCGCGTCGTGCACCGCGAGGTCGCCCGCCTCTCCGCGGGCTCGACGGTGGACTGGTCCCGGGTGGTGGTCTGGTGGGGCGACGAGCGGTTCGTCGCCGCGGACGACCCGGAGCGCAACTGCGCCCAGGCGCGGGAGGACTTCCTGGACGCCGTCGGCGCCGCCCCGGACCGGGTCTTCGAGGTCCCGTCGACCGCCGACACCGACTCGGTCGACGCGGCGGCCGCGGCGTACGACGCACTGCTCCGCGAGCACGGCGCCGCCGAGCTCGAGGTGGTGATGCTCGGCCTCGGCCCCGACGCCCACGTGGCGTCGCTGTTCCCGGGCCATCCCGCTCTGGACGCCGCGCCCGACCGGCTCGCTGTCGCCGTCCGTGAGTCTCCCAAGCCCCCGCCGGAGCGGGTCAGCCTGACCTTCGAGGCCCTGAACCGCGCCCGGGCAGTGTGGTTCCTGGTCAGCGGCGACGGCAAGGCCGACGCCGTCGCCCGCGTCCTCGCCGAGCCTGCTCCCCCGCGCGAGGACGCACCCGCGGCCGGCGTCCACGGCCGCGAGGTGACCACCTGGTTCCTGGACCGCCCCGCCGCCGCCCGCCTCTGA
- a CDS encoding type IV toxin-antitoxin system AbiEi family antitoxin domain-containing protein has translation MTAWLSSDLALLDARCPLPLALPFTAAQAEALGVSRRRLRTLLARGLVRRVLQGVYAVAQAPDDIAFRAQALHLVVSPSAVVTDRTAAWLHGVMLLPRSEASRRAPISAYQRPGTRARRDGVLSGERTLRADDVVDVHGLRVTSPLRTALDLGRMLWRPDALAALDQFLALGVSRGELLAGVGRFRGYRGVVQLRGLIGLADPRAESVAESVLRLHWYDAGLPAPELQWWVADSDGVAVYRLDLALPELRYAAEYDGEAFHGPDRTAYDAARRGWLADRGWVVDVFAKADVFVPRADPGRRLQDGVLRARRALARPTAYPTRDQT, from the coding sequence ATGACGGCCTGGCTCAGCTCCGACCTCGCGCTCCTCGACGCCCGGTGCCCCCTGCCCCTCGCGCTGCCGTTCACCGCCGCCCAGGCCGAGGCGCTCGGAGTCAGCCGCCGCCGGCTGCGGACCCTGCTCGCCCGCGGGCTCGTGCGCCGCGTCCTGCAGGGTGTGTACGCCGTGGCGCAGGCGCCCGACGACATCGCGTTCCGCGCGCAGGCGCTGCACCTGGTCGTCTCCCCGAGCGCGGTCGTGACCGACCGGACCGCCGCTTGGCTGCACGGGGTCATGCTGCTGCCTCGCTCCGAGGCGAGCCGACGGGCACCCATCTCGGCGTACCAGCGCCCCGGGACGCGGGCGCGCCGCGACGGCGTACTCAGCGGGGAGCGGACGCTGCGCGCCGATGACGTGGTCGACGTGCACGGACTGCGGGTGACGTCGCCGCTGCGGACCGCGCTGGACCTGGGGCGCATGCTGTGGCGCCCCGACGCGCTCGCCGCGCTCGACCAGTTCCTGGCGCTGGGCGTGAGCCGGGGCGAGCTGCTGGCGGGAGTCGGCCGCTTCCGCGGCTACCGGGGCGTGGTGCAGCTGCGCGGCCTGATCGGCCTCGCTGACCCGCGGGCGGAGTCCGTCGCGGAGTCGGTGCTGCGCCTGCACTGGTACGACGCGGGGCTGCCGGCGCCGGAGCTGCAGTGGTGGGTGGCGGACTCCGACGGGGTGGCGGTCTACCGGCTGGACCTGGCCCTGCCGGAGCTGCGCTACGCGGCCGAGTACGACGGCGAGGCCTTCCACGGCCCGGACCGCACGGCGTACGACGCGGCGCGGCGGGGCTGGCTGGCAGACCGGGGCTGGGTGGTCGACGTCTTCGCCAAGGCCGACGTGTTCGTGCCCCGAGCCGATCCCGGGCGTCGGTTGCAGGACGGCGTGCTCCGGGCGCGACGCGCGTTGGCGCGCCCCACGGCGTACCCGACGCGCGACCAGACCTGA
- a CDS encoding RNA polymerase-binding protein RbpA has protein sequence MAGAGNAIRGSRVGAGPMGEAERGDAAPRQAVTYFCANEHRSVITFSIEAVAPESWDCPKCGLPGSLDSENPPPAPKNEPYKTHLAYVKERRSDKEAADILDEALTLLRSRRKSGDLIF, from the coding sequence GTGGCTGGAGCTGGAAACGCGATTCGAGGGAGCCGGGTCGGTGCTGGCCCGATGGGCGAGGCCGAGCGCGGCGACGCCGCCCCGCGCCAGGCGGTGACCTACTTCTGCGCCAACGAGCACCGCTCGGTGATCACGTTCTCGATCGAGGCCGTGGCGCCGGAGTCCTGGGACTGCCCCAAGTGCGGCCTGCCCGGGAGCCTGGACTCCGAGAACCCGCCCCCGGCGCCGAAGAACGAGCCGTACAAGACCCATCTGGCCTACGTGAAGGAACGGCGCTCCGACAAGGAGGCCGCCGACATCCTCGACGAGGCCCTCACGCTCCTGCGCTCCCGCCGGAAGTCCGGCGACCTGATCTTCTGA
- a CDS encoding phosphoglycerate kinase, giving the protein MGDYSSLGDVAGKRVLVRSDLNVPLDGTPPAMRITDDGRIRASVPTIRALAEAGARVVVVAHLGRPKGAPDERYSLRPVAARLGELLGQDVAFASDTVGESAQSVVAGLADGQVAVLENVRFNPGETSKDDRERAAFADQLASLADAFVSDGFGVVHRKQASVYDVAQRLPHAMGALVATEVDVLRRLTEDPARPYVVVLGGSKVSDKLGVIDNLLGKADRLLIGGGMVFTFLAAQGHEVGKSLLEQDQLDICRSYLARAASTGVEILLPTDIVVDTTFPSGEATPHPRVVPATQIPADSLGLDIGPESAAAFAAALADARTVFWNGPMGVFEVDAFADGTRAVAEALTKVDGLSVVGGGDSAAAVRTLGFDEAAFGHISTGGGASLEYLEGKQLPGIQVLED; this is encoded by the coding sequence GTGGGGGACTACTCCTCGCTGGGTGACGTCGCCGGGAAGCGGGTGCTGGTCCGCTCGGACCTGAACGTGCCGCTCGACGGCACGCCGCCCGCCATGCGGATCACCGACGACGGCCGGATCCGGGCCAGCGTCCCGACCATCCGTGCGCTGGCCGAGGCCGGCGCCCGGGTGGTCGTGGTCGCCCACCTCGGCCGGCCCAAGGGTGCCCCCGACGAGCGCTACTCGCTGCGCCCGGTCGCGGCTCGCCTCGGCGAGCTCCTCGGGCAGGACGTCGCCTTCGCGTCGGACACCGTCGGGGAGTCTGCGCAGTCCGTGGTCGCCGGCCTGGCCGACGGCCAGGTCGCGGTGCTGGAGAACGTCCGGTTCAACCCGGGCGAGACCAGCAAGGACGATCGCGAGCGGGCGGCGTTCGCCGACCAGCTGGCCTCGCTCGCGGACGCGTTCGTCTCCGACGGGTTCGGGGTGGTGCACCGCAAGCAGGCCAGCGTGTACGACGTCGCGCAGCGGCTCCCGCACGCCATGGGTGCCCTCGTGGCCACCGAGGTCGACGTCCTGCGTCGGCTGACCGAGGACCCGGCGCGACCCTACGTCGTGGTGCTGGGCGGCTCGAAGGTCTCCGACAAGCTCGGGGTCATCGACAACCTGCTCGGCAAGGCCGACCGGCTCCTCATCGGTGGCGGCATGGTCTTCACGTTCCTGGCGGCTCAGGGGCACGAGGTCGGCAAGAGCCTGCTCGAGCAGGACCAGCTCGACATCTGCCGCTCCTACCTGGCGCGAGCGGCCAGCACCGGGGTCGAGATCCTGCTTCCGACCGACATCGTGGTCGACACGACGTTCCCCTCCGGTGAGGCCACCCCGCACCCGCGGGTGGTGCCCGCCACGCAGATCCCCGCCGACAGCCTGGGCCTGGACATCGGGCCCGAGTCCGCGGCGGCGTTCGCGGCCGCGCTGGCGGATGCGAGGACCGTCTTCTGGAACGGCCCGATGGGCGTGTTCGAGGTCGACGCGTTCGCCGACGGCACCCGCGCGGTGGCCGAGGCGCTGACCAAGGTCGACGGGCTCTCGGTCGTGGGCGGAGGGGACTCCGCCGCGGCGGTGCGCACCCTCGGCTTCGACGAGGCCGCGTTCGGCCACATCTCCACCGGCGGCGGCGCCAGCCTCGAGTACCTCGAGGGCAAGCAGCTGCCCGGCATCCAGGTCCTGGAGGACTGA
- the gap gene encoding type I glyceraldehyde-3-phosphate dehydrogenase, with protein sequence MTVRVGINGFGRIGRNFFRAVRASGLDIEIVGVNDLTDNASLAHLLKFDSILGRLDAEVSSTEDAIVVDGKEIKAFAERNPADLKWGELGVDVVVESTGFFTDATKARAHLDAGAKKVIISAPAKNEDITVVMGVNHTNYDPANHHIISNASCTTNCLGPMAKALNDGLGIVKGLMTTVHAYTADQNLQDNIHKDPRRARAAALNVVPTSTGAAKAIGLVMPELKGKLDGYALRVPVPTGSATDLTFEAGRETTVEEVNEIVKAAADGRFLRYSTDPIVSSDIVTDPASCIFDAPLTKVIGNQVKVVGWYDNEWGYSNRLADLIDYIGKSL encoded by the coding sequence GTGACCGTTCGTGTAGGCATCAACGGGTTCGGCCGGATCGGCCGCAACTTCTTCCGCGCCGTGCGTGCGTCCGGCCTCGACATCGAGATCGTGGGCGTCAACGACCTCACCGACAACGCCTCGCTCGCCCACCTCCTGAAGTTCGACTCGATCCTGGGTCGTCTCGACGCCGAGGTGTCCTCGACCGAGGACGCGATCGTGGTCGACGGCAAGGAGATCAAGGCCTTCGCCGAGCGCAACCCGGCGGACCTGAAGTGGGGCGAGCTCGGGGTCGACGTCGTCGTCGAGTCCACCGGCTTCTTCACCGACGCCACGAAGGCCCGCGCGCACCTCGACGCCGGCGCGAAGAAGGTCATCATCTCGGCTCCGGCCAAGAACGAGGACATCACGGTCGTCATGGGTGTGAACCACACCAACTACGACCCGGCCAACCACCACATCATCTCGAACGCCTCGTGCACCACGAACTGCCTCGGCCCGATGGCCAAGGCGCTCAACGACGGTCTCGGCATCGTCAAGGGCCTGATGACCACCGTGCACGCCTACACCGCGGACCAGAACCTCCAGGACAATATCCACAAGGACCCGCGCCGCGCCCGCGCCGCCGCCCTCAACGTCGTCCCGACCTCGACCGGCGCCGCGAAGGCGATCGGCCTGGTCATGCCCGAGCTCAAGGGCAAGCTCGACGGCTACGCGCTGCGCGTCCCGGTCCCGACCGGCTCCGCCACCGACCTCACCTTCGAGGCCGGCCGCGAGACCACCGTCGAGGAGGTCAACGAGATCGTGAAGGCGGCCGCCGACGGCCGGTTCCTGCGCTACTCGACCGACCCGATCGTCTCCTCCGACATCGTCACCGACCCGGCGTCCTGCATCTTCGACGCGCCGCTGACCAAGGTCATCGGCAACCAGGTCAAGGTCGTCGGCTGGTACGACAACGAGTGGGGCTACTCCAACCGCCTCGCCGACCTGATCGACTACATCGGCAAGTCGCTCTGA
- the whiA gene encoding DNA-binding protein WhiA — protein MAMTAQVKSELSNTQITKTCCRKAEVASTVRFAGGLHIVNGRIVVEAELDTGAAARRLRKDILEVYGHQSDVVMVQGNGIRKGSRYLVRVDKDGESLARQTGLLDQRGRPVRGLPPAVVSGGGCDAVAAWRGAFLAHGSLTEPGRSSSLEVTCPGPEAALALVGVARRLGIQAKAREVRGVDRVVIRDGDAIGQLLTRLGAHEALMAWEERRMRREVRATANRLANFDDANLRRSARAAVAAGARVERAMEILGADVPDHLKLAGELRLEHKQASLEELGQLHEPVLTKDAIAGRIRRLLAMADKRAEELGIPDTEASLSPEMLADEG, from the coding sequence ATGGCGATGACGGCACAGGTGAAGTCGGAGCTGTCGAACACCCAGATCACCAAGACCTGCTGCCGCAAGGCCGAGGTGGCCTCCACGGTCCGGTTCGCCGGCGGTCTGCACATCGTGAACGGCCGTATCGTCGTCGAGGCGGAGCTGGACACGGGCGCCGCCGCGCGGCGGCTTCGCAAGGACATCCTCGAGGTCTACGGGCACCAGTCCGACGTGGTCATGGTCCAGGGCAACGGCATCCGCAAGGGCAGCCGCTACCTGGTCCGCGTCGACAAGGACGGCGAGTCGCTGGCCCGCCAGACCGGACTGCTCGACCAGCGCGGGCGCCCGGTGCGGGGCCTGCCCCCGGCCGTGGTCTCCGGCGGCGGCTGCGACGCCGTGGCCGCCTGGCGCGGCGCGTTCCTGGCCCACGGCTCGCTCACCGAGCCGGGCCGCTCGTCCTCCCTCGAGGTCACCTGTCCGGGGCCGGAGGCGGCCCTGGCGCTCGTCGGCGTGGCCCGGCGGCTGGGGATCCAGGCCAAGGCCCGCGAGGTCCGAGGTGTGGACCGGGTCGTGATCCGCGACGGCGACGCCATCGGCCAGCTGCTCACCCGCCTCGGCGCCCACGAGGCGCTGATGGCCTGGGAGGAGCGCCGGATGCGCCGTGAGGTGCGGGCGACAGCCAACCGGCTGGCCAACTTCGACGACGCCAACCTGCGCCGCTCGGCCCGCGCGGCGGTCGCCGCCGGCGCCCGGGTCGAGCGCGCGATGGAGATCCTCGGCGCCGACGTCCCCGACCACCTGAAGCTCGCCGGCGAGCTGCGCCTGGAGCACAAGCAGGCCTCGCTGGAGGAGCTCGGGCAGCTCCACGAGCCGGTCCTCACCAAGGACGCGATCGCGGGCCGGATCCGCCGGCTGCTGGCGATGGCGGACAAGCGCGCGGAGGAGCTGGGCATCCCCGACACCGAGGCGTCGCTCAGCCCGGAGATGCTCGCCGACGAGGGCTGA
- a CDS encoding gluconeogenesis factor YvcK family protein has product MSQRAQSVVAFGGGHGLHASLQALRRLVDDLTIDELTAVVTVADNGGSSGRLRGEFGVLPPGDLRMALAALCGDDEWGTTWAEVLQHRFAGDGDMRGHVVGNLLIVGLWELLGDPVDALDRVGRLLGAKGRVLPMALTPMDITAEVRGLVPEAPDALVAVRGQVEVATTEGVISSIALDPPDPQACPEAVRAVEEADWAVLGPGSWFTSVIPHLMVPAMRAALVGTDARVIVVLNLGEQLGETGGFGPADHLAVLAEHAPQLKVHAVLADRQSVGDDLADLQHVVAASGAELVLDDIAEDGGAPRHDPARLAAAYARIIDPQ; this is encoded by the coding sequence ATGTCCCAGCGTGCCCAGTCCGTCGTCGCGTTCGGCGGTGGCCACGGCCTCCACGCCTCGCTGCAGGCCCTGCGCCGGCTCGTGGACGACCTCACCATCGACGAGCTCACCGCGGTGGTCACGGTCGCCGACAACGGCGGCTCGTCGGGGCGGCTGCGGGGCGAGTTCGGGGTGCTGCCGCCCGGCGATCTGCGGATGGCGCTGGCCGCGCTGTGCGGGGACGACGAGTGGGGCACGACCTGGGCGGAGGTCCTCCAGCACCGCTTCGCCGGGGACGGCGACATGCGCGGCCACGTGGTCGGCAACCTGCTCATCGTCGGGCTCTGGGAGCTCCTCGGTGACCCCGTCGACGCGCTGGACCGGGTCGGCCGCCTGCTCGGGGCGAAGGGACGGGTGCTGCCGATGGCCCTCACCCCCATGGACATCACCGCGGAGGTGCGGGGCCTGGTGCCCGAGGCACCCGACGCCCTGGTCGCGGTCCGGGGCCAGGTGGAGGTGGCGACCACCGAGGGTGTGATCAGCTCCATCGCGCTCGACCCGCCGGACCCGCAGGCCTGCCCCGAGGCCGTCCGCGCCGTCGAGGAGGCCGACTGGGCGGTGCTCGGTCCGGGCTCGTGGTTCACCTCGGTGATCCCGCACCTGATGGTCCCGGCGATGCGCGCGGCGCTGGTCGGCACCGACGCCCGGGTGATCGTCGTGCTGAACCTCGGCGAGCAGCTGGGGGAGACCGGCGGGTTCGGCCCCGCCGACCATCTCGCCGTGCTGGCCGAGCACGCCCCGCAGCTCAAGGTGCACGCGGTCCTCGCGGACCGGCAGAGCGTGGGCGACGACCTGGCCGACCTCCAGCACGTCGTGGCGGCGTCCGGGGCCGAGCTGGTCCTCGACGACATCGCCGAGGACGGCGGTGCCCCCCGCCACGATCCCGCCCGCCTCGCCGCGGCGTACGCCCGGATCATCGACCCGCAGTGA